One Ascaphus truei isolate aAscTru1 chromosome 9, aAscTru1.hap1, whole genome shotgun sequence genomic region harbors:
- the EIF5 gene encoding eukaryotic translation initiation factor 5, giving the protein MSLNVNRSVSDQFYRYKMPRLIAKVEGKGNGIKTVIVNMVDVAKALNRPPTYPTKYFGCELGAQTQFDIKNDRFIVNGSHEANKLQDMLDGFIKKFVLCPECDNPETDLHVNPKKQTIGNSCKACGYRGMLDTKHKLCTFILKNPPENTDISTGKKEKDKKNRKGKDKENGSVSSNESSVLSEISPPQVDGEDDEDWGEDTTAEAQRRRMEEISDHAKNLTLSEDVEKPIEERVNILFDFVKKKKEEGVIDTSDKDILAEAERLDVKAMGPLVLTEVLFDDKIREQIKKYRRHFLRFCHNNKKAQRYLLHGFECVVSMHQLHLLSKIPHVLKEMYDADLLEEEVIIGWAEKPSKKYVSKELAKDIRIKAEPFIKWLKEAEEESSGEDEEEDEDDENIEVVYSKTASVPKVETVKSSADNKDDDIDIDAI; this is encoded by the exons ATGTCTCTCAACGTCAACCGCAGTGTTTCCGATCAGTTCTATCGGTACAAAATGCCCCGTCTGATTGCCAAG GTAGAGGGCAAAGGAAATGGAATAAAGACAGTAATAGTCAACATGGTTGACGTTGCAAAGGCGCTTAATCGGCCTCCAACAT ATCCCACCAAATATTTTGGTTGTGAGCTGGGAGCACAGACCCAGTTTGATATTAAGAATGACCGTTTCATTGTCAATGGATCTCATGAGGCAAACAAACTGCAAGACATGTTAGATGGATTCATTAAAAAGTTTGTTCTATGTCCTGAGTGTGATAATCCTGAAACAGATCTG CATGTCAATCCCAAGAAACAAACAATAGGCAACTCGTGTAAAGCCTGTGGTTACCGAGGCATGCTTGACACGAAACATAAGCTCTGTACTTTCATTCTCAAAAACCCACCAG agaaTACTGACATTAGTACAGGGAAAAAGGAGAAGGATAAGAAAAACCGAAAGGGTAAAGACAAAGAAAATGGTTCAGTATCAAGCAATGAGTCATCAGTTTTAAGTGAGATTAGTCCTCCACAAGTG GATGGGGAAGATGATGAAGACTGGGGAGAAGACACAACTGCAGAGGCCCAGAGACGCAGAATGGAGGAAATCAGTGATCATGCAAAGAATCTAACTCTTAGTGAGGATGTGGAAAAACCTATTGAAGAAAGAGTAAATATATTATTTGACTTTGTCAAG AAAAAGAAGGAAGAAGGTGTTATTGACACATCTGATAAGGACATTTTGGCAGAAGCTGAAAGGCTTGATGTTAAAGCTATGGGACCTTTGGTCTTAACTGAAGTTCTTTTTGACGACAAGATCAGAGAACAGATCAAGAAATACAGACGTCACTTCCTCCgt ttctgccATAACAACAAAAAAGCACAGCGATATCTGCTGCATGGTTTTGAGTGTGTTGTAAGTATGCACCAGCTGCACCTTCTCTCCAAAATACCACATGTCTTGAAGGAAATGTATGATGCAGACCTTCTGGAAGAGGAAGTTATCATCGGCTGGGCAGAAAAG CCATCAAAAAAATATGTCTCTAAAGAGCTTGCCAAAGACATACGTATTAAGGCAGAGCCCTTCATTAAGTGGCTGAAGGAAGCGGAAGAGGAGTCTTCTGGGGAGGATGAAGAAGAGGATGAAGATGATGAAAATATTGAG GTCGTATATTCCAAGACTGCGAGCGTTCCTAAAGTTGAGACTGTGAAGTCGTCTGCAGACAATAAAGATGATGACATTGATATCGATGCCATTTAA